AGGAGCGATTGCAGGGACAAAAAAATGGCCAATTGCATGCAGTGCGCCACCGAGCAGTGCGCTACTTGATATGAAAAAAATAAAAGGCATAAGAATGTGCAGCATAGGAATTGCAGCAAGAACTTGTTGTTCAGAAAATCCTGGAGCAATAAATTGTATGACGTGTTGTGCATACGTCATAATCAGGGCACATAATAGCAGAACCATACCTTCAAAAATTAAGAAGGCAAGTGACATTAATCCAGCAACAGCATTTTTATCATTGTGTTGCATGGTACTGACTACGGTTGGAATAAATGCAGCAGAAAGAGCGCCTTCGGCAAAAATTTTACGTAAAGAATTAGGTATTTTGAATGCAGTTAAGAATGCATCAGATAATCCACTTACTCCCAGATAGCGAACCATGAGTACTTCGCGTACTATGCCAAAGAATCTACTGAGTAACGTGGACCCGCCTACTTCGATTGTTTTTTTGAGTATTGTTTTTTGTGATAACATGGGGGTAATTTCTTTCTAATCGGTTTTACCCTTCGATACACCCTACTTCGCTAAAGCTACGAAGGGCACTCAGGGCGAGCGGGAATAGAATATTTTTTGTTTATCTATGAAATTAAGCATCTCTTTATTATTGATTATTCCTTACCGCTCGTCCTGAGTGCCCCGAAGGGGTGTATCGAAGGATGGCGGATTAACCCACCCTGATCTAACGTGTATACTACGTCCATTTTTTCGGCAACATAATCATCATGGCTACTGACAATAATTCCCATTCCCCATTGCCGACATGATAATAAAAGATCAATGATAGTTTTACCTGTTGCAAGGTCCAAGTTCCCTGTTGGCTCATCGGCAATTAAAAAAGCTGGTTCGTTAAAAAGTGCACGGGCAATGGCAACTCTTTGTTGTTGTCCACCAGAAAGTTCGCCTATTTTACTGTTTTTTTTGTGTAAAAGCTCTACTTTTTTAAGAAGTTGTTCTGCTCTTTTTTCGCAATCAATTTGTTTACATCCACTAATTAAACCGGGAAGCATTACATTTTCTATGACCGAAAGTTCTTTGAGTAGATGAGGTGACTGAAAAACCAATCCAATCGATTTATTTAGAAAATGTGAAAGGTCTGGAGCAGCAAGTGTATGTAATGAAATGTTATTAAATAACACTGTTCCTGTTGTTGGAGTATCGAGACCAGCGATAATATGCATAAGTGTTGATTTGCCTGACCCTGAGATACCAGTGATGGCATAACTCTTTTCTTGCATAAACAAACTGTCTATGTTACTAAGAACAATGACTTCCTCTCT
The sequence above is drawn from the Candidatus Babeliales bacterium genome and encodes:
- a CDS encoding ABC transporter ATP-binding protein; the protein is MQKATLTIQGISKKFIQGREEVIVLSNIDSLFMQEKSYAITGISGSGKSTLMHIIAGLDTPTTGTVLFNNISLHTLAAPDLSHFLNKSIGLVFQSPHLLKELSVIENVMLPGLISGCKQIDCEKRAEQLLKKVELLHKKNSKIGELSGGQQQRVAIARALFNEPAFLIADEPTGNLDLATGKTIIDLLLSCRQWGMGIIVSSHDDYVAEKMDVVYTLDQGGLIRHPSIHPFGALRTSGKE